In Pseudomonas fluorescens, a genomic segment contains:
- a CDS encoding MotA/TolQ/ExbB proton channel family protein, with the protein MWELVKSGGWMMLPIIMSSIAALGIVAERLWTLRASRVTPEHLLGQVWGWIKNKQLDKQKLKELRAHSPLGEILAAGLANSKHGREIMKECIEEAAARVIHELERYINALGTIAAMAPLLGLLGTVLGMIDIFSAFTGSGMTTNAAVLAGGISKALITTAAGLMVGIPSVFFHRFLQRRIDELVVGMEQEAIKLVEVVQGDRDVDLVEGKA; encoded by the coding sequence GTGTGGGAATTGGTCAAATCCGGCGGCTGGATGATGTTGCCGATCATCATGAGTTCCATCGCCGCACTCGGCATCGTTGCCGAACGCCTGTGGACCCTGCGCGCCAGTCGCGTCACCCCGGAGCATCTGCTGGGGCAGGTCTGGGGCTGGATCAAGAACAAGCAACTGGACAAGCAAAAGCTCAAGGAGCTGCGCGCCCATTCACCGCTGGGTGAAATTCTCGCCGCCGGCCTGGCCAACTCCAAGCATGGTCGCGAGATCATGAAGGAGTGCATTGAAGAAGCGGCTGCCCGCGTCATCCATGAGCTGGAGCGCTACATCAACGCCCTGGGTACCATCGCGGCCATGGCGCCGTTGCTCGGCCTGCTGGGCACGGTGTTGGGCATGATCGATATTTTCAGCGCCTTCACGGGCTCCGGCATGACCACCAACGCTGCCGTGCTGGCCGGCGGTATTTCCAAGGCATTGATCACCACGGCCGCGGGCCTGATGGTCGGTATTCCCTCGGTGTTCTTCCATCGCTTCCTGCAGCGCCGCATCGATGAACTGGTGGTGGGCATGGAGCAGGAAGCCATCAAGCTGGTGGAAGTGGTGCAGGGCGACCGTGATGTGGACCTGGTCGAGGGCAAAGCGTGA
- a CDS encoding DNA internalization-related competence protein ComEC/Rec2, whose amino-acid sequence MKTGMFALALGLLALRFLPALPPAAGVLAMCVLALMLLPFRSHPLAFFLLGLSWACISAQWALDDRLQPALDGQTRWVEGRVTGLPQQTSTGVRFELTDGRSPKARLPKRIRVAWHGGPPVRSGERWRLAVTLKRPSGVLNFHGFDHEAWLLAQRIGATGSVKDGERLAPTRNAWRDAVRQRLMAVDAQGREAGLAALVLGDGSGLAAEDWRVLQDTGTVHLLVISGQHIGLLAGLIYGLVTLLARYGCWPPAWPWLPWACGLAFAAALGYGLLAGFGVPVQRACVMVGLVLLWRLRFRHLGAWWPLLLAFNGVLILEPLASLQPGFWLSFAAVAVLVLAFGGRLGRWSAWQAWTRPQWLIAIGLFPLLLVLGLPISLSAPLANLFAVPWISLVVLPLALLGTVLVAVPFVGEGLLWLAGGALDGLFRALALLAGHLPAWIPAEVPMGYWLVSVAGAVLLLLPRGVPLRPMGWPMLLLAVFPPREPVPHGQVEVVQLDVGQGQALVLRTRHHTLLYDAGPRSGEVDLGARVVLPSLRKLGVEVLDMMLLSHADADHAGGAAAIARGLPIRRVVGGETRGLPAFLGTEPCVSGEQWEWDGVSFELWQWPDAISGNPKSCVLQVQAKGERMLLTGDIDRAAERAFLASPLAVRTDWLQAPHHGSRSSSSWPFVQRLAPTAVLISRGRGNAFGHPHPQVMERYRALGTQVYDSAEQGAVRVQLGAFLPPTVARSQRRFWREALP is encoded by the coding sequence ATGAAGACAGGGATGTTCGCGCTCGCGCTGGGGCTGCTCGCCTTGCGTTTTTTACCCGCGTTGCCGCCTGCCGCGGGGGTGTTGGCCATGTGCGTGCTGGCGTTGATGCTGCTGCCGTTTCGCAGCCACCCACTGGCGTTCTTTCTGCTGGGCTTGAGTTGGGCGTGCATCAGCGCGCAGTGGGCGCTGGATGACCGCCTGCAACCGGCGCTCGATGGCCAGACGCGCTGGGTGGAGGGCCGTGTGACCGGGTTGCCGCAGCAGACCAGCACGGGCGTGCGTTTCGAACTGACCGACGGCCGGTCCCCCAAGGCGCGTTTACCCAAGCGTATTCGCGTGGCCTGGCATGGCGGGCCACCGGTGCGCAGTGGGGAGCGCTGGCGCTTGGCCGTGACGCTCAAGCGGCCATCCGGCGTGCTCAACTTCCATGGCTTTGATCATGAGGCCTGGCTGTTGGCCCAGCGCATCGGTGCCACCGGCTCGGTGAAAGACGGTGAGCGTTTGGCGCCGACGCGCAACGCTTGGCGCGACGCGGTCCGCCAACGACTGATGGCGGTGGATGCCCAAGGCCGCGAGGCCGGGCTGGCCGCCTTGGTGCTGGGCGATGGCTCGGGGCTGGCCGCCGAGGATTGGCGTGTGTTGCAGGACACCGGTACGGTGCACCTGCTGGTGATATCCGGCCAGCATATTGGCTTGCTGGCGGGGTTGATCTATGGGCTGGTCACACTGCTGGCGCGCTACGGTTGCTGGCCCCCCGCCTGGCCGTGGCTGCCTTGGGCGTGTGGCCTGGCATTTGCTGCCGCGCTGGGCTACGGCCTGCTGGCGGGGTTCGGAGTGCCGGTGCAAAGGGCCTGCGTGATGGTGGGGCTGGTATTGCTGTGGCGTTTGCGTTTTCGCCATTTGGGCGCCTGGTGGCCATTGTTACTGGCATTTAATGGCGTGCTGATCCTTGAGCCTTTGGCCAGCCTGCAGCCGGGGTTCTGGTTGTCGTTCGCGGCTGTCGCGGTATTGGTGCTGGCATTCGGTGGGCGTTTGGGGCGGTGGAGCGCCTGGCAAGCCTGGACCCGTCCCCAGTGGTTGATCGCGATCGGCCTGTTTCCGCTGTTGCTGGTGCTGGGGCTGCCCATCAGTCTCAGCGCGCCGTTGGCTAACCTGTTTGCCGTGCCATGGATCAGCCTGGTGGTGTTGCCCTTGGCATTGTTGGGCACTGTGCTGGTGGCGGTGCCCTTTGTGGGGGAGGGGCTGTTATGGCTGGCGGGTGGGGCGCTGGATGGGTTGTTCCGCGCCTTGGCGTTGCTGGCCGGGCACCTGCCGGCATGGATACCGGCCGAGGTGCCGATGGGCTATTGGCTGGTGAGCGTCGCGGGTGCAGTGTTACTGCTGTTGCCCAGGGGCGTACCGTTACGACCGATGGGGTGGCCGATGCTGTTGTTGGCGGTGTTTCCGCCGCGGGAGCCGGTGCCCCATGGGCAGGTTGAGGTGGTGCAACTGGATGTCGGTCAGGGGCAGGCGCTGGTGCTGCGCACCCGTCATCACACCTTGCTCTACGATGCGGGCCCGCGCTCGGGGGAAGTCGATCTTGGCGCGCGTGTGGTATTGCCGTCATTGAGAAAACTCGGGGTGGAGGTATTGGACATGATGCTGCTCAGCCACGCCGACGCCGACCATGCCGGCGGTGCGGCGGCTATTGCCCGTGGGCTGCCGATCAGACGGGTAGTCGGAGGCGAAACACGAGGCTTGCCGGCGTTTCTCGGCACTGAACCCTGTGTCAGCGGTGAACAGTGGGAGTGGGATGGGGTGTCATTTGAACTGTGGCAGTGGCCAGATGCTATTAGTGGTAACCCGAAATCCTGTGTATTACAGGTCCAGGCCAAGGGTGAGCGCATGTTGCTCACGGGGGATATTGATCGCGCCGCCGAGCGGGCTTTTCTTGCCTCGCCCTTGGCTGTGCGGACCGATTGGTTGCAGGCGCCCCATCATGGCAGCCGCAGTTCTTCGTCCTGGCCCTTTGTGCAGCGGCTGGCGCCCACGGCGGTGCTGATTTCCAGGGGGCGAGGCAACGCGTTCGGCCACCCCCACCCCCAGGTGATGGAACGCTACCGGGCACTGGGTACCCAGGTTTATGACAGTGCTGAACAAGGGGCTGTGCGTGTGCAATTGGGGGCGTTCCTGCCACCGACTGTTGCGCGCAGTCAACGCCGTTTCTGGCGCGAAGCGTTACCGTAA
- a CDS encoding ExbD/TolR family protein, whose translation MKFRRKQRENVDINLASLIDVVFILLLFFVVTTTFTRQTELRVDLPEAVSGSPAEDQEVKQLDIAISADGVFSVNNQLLEKNDLNSLMEALQKESGGDTKMPLSISADGKTQHQAVITAMDAAGKLGFSHLRMSTVEAASQP comes from the coding sequence GTGAAATTTCGCCGCAAGCAACGGGAAAATGTCGATATCAACCTTGCGTCGCTGATTGACGTGGTGTTTATCCTGCTGCTGTTTTTTGTCGTCACCACCACCTTCACCCGACAGACCGAGCTGCGCGTCGACTTGCCGGAAGCAGTGAGCGGGTCGCCGGCCGAGGACCAGGAGGTCAAGCAACTGGACATCGCCATCAGCGCCGACGGGGTGTTTTCGGTTAACAATCAGTTGCTGGAAAAAAACGACCTCAATAGCCTGATGGAGGCCTTGCAGAAGGAATCCGGTGGCGACACCAAGATGCCCCTGTCCATCAGTGCCGATGGCAAGACCCAGCATCAAGCCGTGATCACCGCGATGGATGCCGCCGGCAAGCTGGGTTTCAGCCATCTGCGCATGTCCACGGTCGAGGCGGCGAGCCAACCCTGA
- a CDS encoding Trm112 family protein, with translation MDTKLLDILACPICKGPLKLSADKTELISKGAGLAYPIRDGIPVMLESEARTLTTDERLDK, from the coding sequence ATGGACACCAAACTGCTCGATATCCTCGCTTGCCCGATCTGCAAAGGCCCGCTCAAGCTCAGCGCCGACAAAACCGAGCTGATCAGCAAGGGCGCTGGCCTGGCTTATCCCATCCGTGATGGCATTCCGGTCATGCTGGAAAGCGAAGCTCGCACCCTGACTACCGATGAGCGCCTGGATAAATGA
- the kdsB gene encoding 3-deoxy-manno-octulosonate cytidylyltransferase: protein MTTAFTVVIPSRYASTRLPGKPLQLIGDKPMIQLVWEQACKSSAERVVVATDDPRIIEACKGFGAEAVLTREDHNSGTDRLAEVATKLGLAPDAIVVNVQGDEPLIPPRVIDQVAANLAAHGEARMATLAEPIEDIDTLFNPNVVKVVSDINGLALTFSRSTLPWARDAFAQSRDVLPEGVPYRRHIGIYAYRAGFLHDFVSWGPCWLENTESLEQLRALWHGVRIHVGDALEAPPAGVDTQEDLERVRRLLGA, encoded by the coding sequence ATGACCACCGCCTTTACCGTTGTCATTCCCTCGCGATATGCCTCGACGCGCTTGCCGGGCAAGCCGCTGCAACTGATCGGCGACAAGCCGATGATCCAACTGGTGTGGGAACAGGCCTGCAAGAGCAGCGCCGAGCGAGTCGTGGTGGCGACCGATGACCCGCGGATCATCGAAGCCTGCAAAGGGTTTGGTGCCGAAGCGGTGCTGACCCGCGAAGACCATAATTCCGGTACCGACCGCCTGGCCGAAGTGGCCACCAAGCTTGGCCTGGCGCCCGATGCGATCGTGGTCAACGTGCAAGGCGACGAGCCGTTGATTCCACCGCGCGTGATTGACCAGGTGGCCGCCAATCTGGCGGCCCATGGCGAAGCGCGCATGGCGACCCTGGCCGAGCCGATCGAGGACATTGACACGCTGTTCAACCCGAACGTGGTCAAGGTGGTGAGCGATATCAACGGTCTGGCCCTGACATTCAGCCGTTCGACCTTGCCATGGGCGCGGGACGCGTTCGCCCAGAGTCGCGACGTGTTGCCGGAGGGCGTCCCGTATCGCCGCCATATCGGTATCTACGCCTACCGCGCCGGCTTCCTGCATGACTTCGTCAGTTGGGGCCCCTGCTGGTTGGAAAATACTGAATCCCTGGAGCAATTGCGTGCCTTGTGGCATGGCGTGCGCATCCACGTAGGCGATGCCCTGGAAGCTCCTCCTGCGGGCGTTGACACCCAGGAAGACCTCGAGCGCGTCCGTCGCCTGCTGGGGGCCTGA
- a CDS encoding Bax inhibitor-1/YccA family protein yields the protein MREQNYAVNGNAQAEQLEVSRVLRNTYGLLALTLAFSGVMAFVAQQMRVGYPNIFVVLIGFYGLFFLTNKLRDSAWGLVSAFALTGFMGFILGPILNRYLGMAGGAEVVSSAFAMTALVFGGLSAYVLITRKDMSFLGGFITAGFFVLLAAVVAGMFFQISGLQLAISAGFVLFSSVCILFQTSAIIHGGERNYIMATISLYVSIYNLFISLLQIFGIMSRDD from the coding sequence ATGCGCGAACAGAATTACGCAGTGAATGGTAACGCGCAGGCTGAGCAGCTTGAAGTCAGCCGCGTCTTGCGCAACACGTACGGCTTGCTCGCCCTTACCCTCGCATTCAGCGGCGTAATGGCGTTCGTGGCCCAACAGATGCGTGTTGGCTATCCGAATATCTTTGTCGTGTTGATCGGTTTCTATGGCCTGTTCTTCCTGACCAACAAGCTGCGTGACTCGGCCTGGGGCCTGGTGTCGGCCTTTGCGTTGACCGGTTTCATGGGCTTTATCCTCGGCCCGATCCTTAACCGTTACCTGGGCATGGCCGGCGGTGCGGAAGTGGTCAGCTCGGCGTTTGCCATGACCGCCCTGGTATTTGGTGGTCTGTCGGCCTACGTGCTGATTACCCGCAAGGACATGAGCTTCCTGGGTGGTTTCATCACCGCTGGCTTCTTCGTGTTGCTGGCCGCGGTGGTCGCGGGCATGTTCTTCCAGATCAGTGGCCTGCAACTGGCAATCAGCGCAGGGTTCGTGCTGTTCTCGTCGGTGTGCATCCTGTTCCAGACCAGCGCCATCATCCACGGCGGTGAACGCAACTACATCATGGCGACCATCAGCCTGTATGTGTCGATCTACAACCTGTTTATCAGCCTGTTGCAGATCTTCGGCATCATGAGCCGCGACGACTGA
- a CDS encoding low molecular weight protein-tyrosine-phosphatase: MEVLFVCLGNICRSPTAEGVLRHKLREAGLADQVDVASAGTGEWHVGNPPDQRSQRAALLRGYDLSAQRAQQVSRADFARYDLILAMDHSNLRNLKALQPVQGKAELDLFLRRYDAEVDEVPDPYYEGEQGFERVLDLIERACDLLVIELKGRL; encoded by the coding sequence ATGGAGGTCCTGTTTGTCTGCCTGGGCAATATCTGCCGCTCGCCCACCGCAGAAGGCGTACTGCGCCATAAGTTGCGCGAAGCCGGGTTGGCCGACCAGGTCGACGTGGCATCTGCGGGGACCGGTGAGTGGCATGTCGGCAACCCGCCGGACCAGCGCAGTCAGCGTGCAGCGCTGCTGCGCGGTTATGACCTGTCGGCCCAGCGCGCCCAGCAGGTCTCTCGTGCCGACTTTGCGCGTTACGACCTGATCCTGGCCATGGACCACAGCAACCTGCGCAACCTCAAAGCGCTGCAGCCAGTGCAGGGCAAGGCGGAGCTGGACTTGTTCCTGCGTCGCTACGACGCCGAGGTGGACGAGGTGCCAGACCCTTATTACGAAGGTGAACAAGGCTTTGAACGGGTCCTGGACCTGATCGAGCGAGCCTGTGACTTATTGGTGATCGAATTGAAGGGGCGGTTATGA
- the murB gene encoding UDP-N-acetylmuramate dehydrogenase, translating to MTLHVLTQVSLKPFNSFGIDVRAQLFAEAHSDDDVREALACAAVHALPLLVIGGGSNLLLTQDIPALVLRMATQGIRVLHDDGLHVVVEAEAGEAWHPFVLWTLEHGFCGLENLSLIPGTVGAAPMQNIGAYGVEIKDVFAGLTALDRQTGELRDFSLQECQFAYRDSLFKHETGRWLILRVRFALSRASHLKLDYGPVQQRLAGQGITEATPSDVSRAICSIRREKLPDPAELGNAGSFFKNPLVSQALAEELRGLYPDLVAYPQADGQMKLAAGWLIDKAGWKGFRDGDAGVHKMQALVLVNYGGATGHDIANLALRIQRDIAERFNVELEMEPNQY from the coding sequence ATGACCTTGCACGTGCTTACGCAGGTGTCGCTCAAGCCATTCAACAGCTTTGGCATCGATGTGCGCGCCCAATTGTTCGCCGAGGCCCATAGCGACGACGATGTCCGTGAAGCGCTGGCCTGCGCTGCTGTGCATGCGTTACCGCTGCTGGTGATCGGCGGGGGCAGCAATTTGCTGCTGACCCAGGACATCCCGGCCTTGGTATTGCGCATGGCAACCCAGGGCATTCGCGTGCTGCACGATGATGGCCTGCACGTGGTGGTTGAGGCCGAAGCGGGCGAAGCCTGGCACCCGTTTGTGCTGTGGACCCTCGAACACGGCTTTTGCGGCCTGGAAAACCTCAGCCTGATCCCCGGCACCGTCGGTGCGGCACCGATGCAGAACATCGGCGCCTACGGCGTGGAGATCAAGGATGTGTTTGCCGGCCTCACGGCCCTGGATCGCCAGACCGGCGAGCTGCGGGATTTCAGCCTGCAAGAATGCCAGTTCGCCTACCGCGACAGCCTGTTCAAGCATGAGACCGGGCGCTGGCTGATTCTACGGGTGCGTTTTGCCCTCAGCCGCGCCAGCCATCTGAAACTAGACTACGGTCCAGTGCAGCAGCGCCTGGCCGGGCAGGGGATCACCGAGGCAACCCCGAGCGATGTCAGTCGGGCGATTTGCAGCATTCGTCGGGAAAAACTGCCGGATCCGGCGGAGCTGGGCAATGCGGGTAGTTTCTTCAAGAACCCATTGGTTTCCCAGGCGCTGGCCGAAGAGCTACGGGGCCTTTACCCGGACCTGGTGGCCTACCCCCAGGCGGACGGGCAGATGAAGCTCGCCGCCGGTTGGCTGATCGATAAGGCTGGCTGGAAGGGCTTTCGGGATGGCGACGCAGGTGTACATAAAATGCAGGCGTTGGTGCTGGTCAACTATGGCGGCGCCACAGGGCACGATATAGCGAACCTGGCGCTGCGTATCCAGCGCGATATCGCCGAACGCTTTAACGTCGAGCTGGAAATGGAGCCGAACCAGTACTGA
- the lpxK gene encoding tetraacyldisaccharide 4'-kinase translates to MAMSDRLLKAWYEGHPALTLLRPLECLYRRVVQRKRARFVAGEGDIYQSPVPVVVVGNITVGGTGKTPLILWLIEHCRRSGLRVGVVSRGYGAKPPQLPWRVEADQSAAVAGDEPLLIVQRSGVALMIDPDRSRAVKALLASDNLDLILSDDGLQHYRLARDLELVLIDAARGLGNRRCLPAGPLREPMERLQSVDALLYNGATTDRDDGFAFRLLPTTLVNLHSGEHQSVDHFPMGQQVHAVAGIGNPQRFFNTLETLHWRPIPHAFADHAPYSAEVLNFTPSLPLVMTEKDAVKCRAFARPDWWYLAVDAVPSPAFVAWFDTQLMRLLPDRLLP, encoded by the coding sequence ATGGCCATGTCCGATCGTTTGCTCAAGGCTTGGTACGAAGGTCATCCGGCGCTCACGCTGTTGCGGCCGCTGGAGTGTCTGTATCGCCGGGTGGTGCAGCGCAAGCGTGCGCGTTTCGTGGCGGGCGAGGGCGACATCTATCAATCGCCGGTGCCTGTGGTTGTGGTCGGTAATATCACCGTAGGAGGCACTGGCAAGACGCCGTTGATCCTATGGTTGATCGAGCATTGCCGGCGCAGTGGCTTGCGTGTGGGGGTGGTCAGTCGTGGGTATGGCGCCAAGCCGCCGCAGTTGCCATGGCGCGTCGAGGCCGACCAAAGCGCCGCAGTGGCCGGCGACGAGCCCTTGCTGATCGTGCAGCGCAGCGGTGTAGCACTGATGATCGATCCCGATCGCAGTCGCGCAGTGAAGGCCTTGCTGGCCAGTGACAACCTCGACCTGATCCTCTCTGACGACGGCCTGCAGCATTACCGCCTGGCTCGCGACCTTGAACTGGTGCTGATTGACGCCGCGCGCGGCTTGGGCAATCGCCGTTGCCTGCCGGCCGGGCCATTGCGCGAGCCGATGGAGCGCCTGCAGAGCGTTGATGCGCTGCTCTACAATGGTGCCACTACGGACCGCGACGACGGTTTTGCCTTTCGTCTGCTGCCCACCACGTTGGTCAATCTGCACAGCGGCGAGCACCAGTCGGTCGATCATTTTCCGATGGGCCAGCAGGTGCATGCGGTCGCTGGCATCGGCAACCCGCAACGTTTCTTCAACACCCTCGAGACGCTACACTGGCGTCCAATACCCCATGCTTTCGCCGACCACGCGCCCTACAGCGCCGAAGTCCTGAATTTCACGCCGTCATTACCACTGGTCATGACCGAGAAGGACGCGGTGAAGTGCCGCGCCTTTGCCCGGCCAGACTGGTGGTACCTTGCGGTGGATGCGGTACCGTCGCCGGCGTTTGTCGCTTGGTTCGACACGCAGTTGATGCGCCTGTTACCCGACCGCCTCTTGCCTTAA
- a CDS encoding DUF2062 domain-containing protein codes for MPRRLFKRYMPDPTSIREHKSLQFLGTLLHDPNLWHLNRHSVARAMAVGLFAAFIPIPLQMLLAAVLAIAVRGNMPIAISLVWLTNPITMPVVFFCTYMTGAWLMNVPPRSLPDDLTWEWISGQLSTLWQPFLLGSVVLGLVLGALAYCLTMIYWRWWVAHQWKKRKQRRG; via the coding sequence ATGCCCCGGCGCTTATTCAAACGGTACATGCCCGACCCCACCAGTATCAGGGAACACAAGTCATTACAGTTTCTTGGCACCTTGCTGCATGACCCGAACCTCTGGCACCTGAACCGACACTCGGTGGCGCGTGCCATGGCCGTGGGCTTGTTCGCGGCGTTTATCCCGATCCCCTTGCAGATGCTGCTGGCTGCGGTGCTGGCAATCGCGGTGCGCGGCAATATGCCCATTGCCATCAGCCTGGTGTGGCTGACCAACCCGATCACCATGCCGGTGGTGTTCTTTTGTACCTACATGACCGGCGCGTGGCTGATGAATGTGCCGCCGCGCAGCCTGCCCGATGACCTGACCTGGGAATGGATCAGCGGTCAGCTGAGCACGCTGTGGCAGCCGTTCCTGCTGGGTTCGGTGGTGTTGGGCCTGGTATTGGGTGCGCTGGCCTATTGCCTGACCATGATTTACTGGCGCTGGTGGGTCGCGCACCAATGGAAGAAACGCAAACAGCGCCGCGGTTAA
- a CDS encoding ATP-dependent nuclease, translating to MVSKSATIPVTLKQPIIISACVSGITAQLIAQIPEAKHQAAITPYCINGDLWIRISASGSTKPTTEVWENADLDEQGLPSSWRSYPTGLPQAISALLPEALHIRAMDDVQEDLGKGKAGSTIRGLLDEIMAPILTAHQEVQDALAAVRNILGADGENRSPLLAEFDTSATNALSSFFPGLSLNLDVPSIDVKEFFKSGDLNVTDEISGQTRRFDTLGSGAQRAIQMALIRLLADIRKTRDQDLARRLLLIDEPEIFLHPQGVRGLREALHVLSKSGYQVVFTTHSPLMVSRDNAPETVIVRRSRENGSEVRIPMGAAVAQAMAEAQAQSRTLFELGNIAEIYFAEKVILCEGKTDQRLLPLIYEKLYGVRPELERICFVALGSCTSIPKGFSVLTAMGIKCGVIADLDFAFTHARGPWLPKECEEMDKVRSVLLVVGQTEGFLIGGNGLPQNSKTGSASDCWAAFAKNADGHALANAAHEAMKGFATWVWPMGCIEDALNIEEKGEAAIIAQEDNIRNWQPEVIDQEFPVFRSTLDWMRAI from the coding sequence GTGGTCTCTAAGAGTGCAACAATTCCAGTGACCCTAAAGCAGCCAATCATCATCAGCGCCTGCGTGTCAGGGATTACAGCTCAGCTGATTGCACAAATCCCTGAAGCCAAACATCAAGCGGCGATTACCCCCTATTGCATCAACGGTGACCTTTGGATAAGGATTTCGGCTTCAGGCTCGACAAAGCCGACCACTGAAGTCTGGGAAAATGCTGATCTAGATGAGCAAGGTCTCCCTTCTTCTTGGCGTTCCTATCCGACAGGGCTGCCTCAAGCCATTTCGGCATTGTTACCCGAAGCGTTGCATATCCGCGCAATGGATGATGTCCAGGAAGACTTAGGCAAAGGCAAAGCTGGCAGCACAATTCGTGGGTTGCTGGATGAAATCATGGCTCCCATCCTCACTGCCCACCAAGAAGTACAGGATGCACTCGCAGCGGTCAGGAATATATTGGGGGCTGATGGTGAGAACAGATCCCCTCTGCTGGCTGAGTTCGATACCAGCGCCACTAATGCCCTCTCAAGCTTCTTCCCTGGGTTATCGTTAAACCTAGACGTACCGTCAATCGACGTTAAAGAGTTTTTCAAGAGCGGTGATCTAAACGTGACCGACGAGATATCCGGTCAAACCAGGCGTTTCGACACTTTAGGTAGCGGTGCGCAGCGTGCGATACAAATGGCCTTGATCCGGCTTCTGGCCGACATCCGTAAAACACGCGATCAAGACCTTGCCCGTCGCCTCCTACTGATCGATGAACCTGAGATTTTCCTCCACCCTCAAGGCGTCAGAGGCCTTAGGGAAGCACTGCATGTGCTTTCGAAATCCGGCTACCAAGTCGTGTTCACAACCCATTCGCCCTTGATGGTAAGCAGGGATAACGCGCCTGAGACGGTTATAGTGCGCAGATCTCGGGAGAATGGTTCCGAGGTTCGCATTCCGATGGGCGCGGCGGTTGCGCAAGCTATGGCAGAGGCACAAGCACAATCCCGAACCCTTTTTGAGCTCGGAAATATCGCTGAGATATATTTTGCTGAAAAGGTAATTCTCTGCGAGGGCAAGACTGATCAGAGGCTGCTACCACTAATCTACGAAAAGCTCTACGGAGTCAGGCCTGAGCTCGAACGGATCTGTTTTGTTGCTCTCGGTAGTTGTACTTCGATTCCCAAAGGTTTTTCTGTCCTCACAGCAATGGGTATCAAATGCGGCGTGATTGCAGATTTAGATTTTGCATTCACTCATGCCAGAGGGCCTTGGCTACCGAAGGAATGCGAAGAGATGGACAAAGTCAGGTCTGTGCTCCTAGTGGTCGGCCAAACTGAAGGGTTTCTGATCGGTGGAAACGGATTGCCTCAGAATTCAAAAACCGGCTCAGCGTCTGACTGTTGGGCTGCCTTTGCGAAAAATGCTGACGGCCATGCGCTTGCGAATGCTGCGCACGAGGCAATGAAGGGCTTTGCAACCTGGGTCTGGCCAATGGGCTGCATTGAGGACGCATTGAATATCGAGGAGAAGGGAGAGGCAGCTATCATTGCTCAAGAAGACAATATCCGGAACTGGCAGCCGGAGGTCATTGACCAAGAGTTTCCCGTTTTCCGTAGCACCCTAGATTGGATGCGAGCTATCTAA